AGCCATGCGACGCGTCGGGACACGAGACGGCGCAGTAAATTTGGAAGGCGGTGTTGCGATTTAGCCGTGACGGTCGGCAAAATGATCGGATGCAACATATCCGGAGCGCCTTCCAGGAGCAACCCCACCTTGACTTCTTCCGGTGTGGTTACACCATGATGGAGTTGGGCCGCCCGTCAAAGGAACGATGTGCCCGCTAAGAGGTGCATAACAGCGCGAAGTTCTCCCCGACCTTCTCGACGCTTTCTATGCCTGATCCCGACGACTTCCTGCAGTTTAGCAAGAGCATGACGTCGCTGCCCAGTAGCATCTTCCAGGGCGGCCTCGGCGACCAGCCGCAATCTGGGCTCGTCCCCAAGGTTGTGGAACAGACCACTCGCGGCGAGCGGGCCTACGACATCTTCAGCCGCCTACTGAAGGAGCGGATCGTGTTCATCGGCACGCCGATCAACGATCAAATTGCCAACCTGACAGTGGCCCAGCTTCTCTACCTGGAGAGCGAAGGGTCCAGCCAGCCGATCAACATCTACATCAACTCTCCGGGCGGCGTTATCTACAGCGGCCTGGGCGTGTACGACACCATGCAGTACGTGGAGGCGCCCATCTCCACGACGTGTGTCGGCCTGGCCGCGTCGATGGGATCGGTGCTGCTTGCCGGCGGCGAAGACGGTCAGCGGGCCTGTCTTCCCAACTCCCGTGTGATGATGCACCAGCCGATGGGGGGAACCGAAGGGCAGGCCTCCGACATCGAGATTCAGGCGAAGGAGATGGCCTGGCTCAAGAATCGCCTGTACCAGATCTTGTCCTTCCACACCGACAAGGACATCGATCAGATCGAGGAAGACGCGGATCGGAATCACTGGTTAAGTGCCGAGGAGGCACGGGACTATGGGCTCGTCGATAAGGTTATGAATGAGGACAACCTCGACGCCCTGAAGTCCATCCACACCAACGGAGAAGCCAGCGGCGCCGACGAGTCAGACGAGGAGTAGCCCCCTCATACCGTTCGGCCCAATGCCCATCTCCGGCTGTCGCCGGGGATGGGCTTTTTTGTTTAGCCCCCTGGCTCGTCCCGGATGTCCCTCGCTACGGCTTTTCGGTCTCCGTAAAGACCGATACGTTTTCGTCGTTGATGTACCGCTGGTTCGCCTCCAGAAAATTCAGCTGGGAGTGGCGGTGCGACCGCGTAGCAGAGTAAACAGCCCCCACCACTCCCCCGACCACCAGCCCCGCACTGTAGGCGCTCGTCCAGAGCCCCCAGAGGTACTGCACGAGGTACACACCCAGTGCCCCCATCACGAGCCCTATGACCGTGTATTTCAGCACTGGAAGAAAACTCGTCAGGACGTCCCGTCGCCACAGGAGCCAGGCT
This is a stretch of genomic DNA from Salinibacter grassmerensis. It encodes these proteins:
- a CDS encoding ATP-dependent Clp protease proteolytic subunit: MPDPDDFLQFSKSMTSLPSSIFQGGLGDQPQSGLVPKVVEQTTRGERAYDIFSRLLKERIVFIGTPINDQIANLTVAQLLYLESEGSSQPINIYINSPGGVIYSGLGVYDTMQYVEAPISTTCVGLAASMGSVLLAGGEDGQRACLPNSRVMMHQPMGGTEGQASDIEIQAKEMAWLKNRLYQILSFHTDKDIDQIEEDADRNHWLSAEEARDYGLVDKVMNEDNLDALKSIHTNGEASGADESDEE